From one Lotus japonicus ecotype B-129 chromosome 3, LjGifu_v1.2 genomic stretch:
- the LOC130745950 gene encoding auxin response factor 4-like isoform X1 has translation MEIDLNDAVTEVDKNAYCNGDCENCASCVCSGSSSAIVSSSYLELWHACAGPLTSLPKKGNVVVYFPQGHLEQAASFSPFSPLDVPTYDLHPQIFCKVANVQLLANKENDEVYTQVTLLPQAELEGIYLEGKELEGVGEDVEGNGKTPAKSTPHMFCKTLTASDTSTHGGFSVPRRAAEDCFPPLDYKQQRPSQELVAKDLHGVEWKFRHIYRGQPRRHLLTTGWSIFVSQKKLVSGDAVLFLRGENGELRLGIRRAARPRNGLPESIVGNQSCYPNFLSSVANAISARSMFHVFYSPRASHADFVVPYHKYVRSIKNPVTVGTRFKMKFDMDESPERRSTTAVTINRCSSGIVTGMSDLDPYKWPKSKWRCLMVRWDEIVETNHQDRVSPWEVDPSASLSPLSIQASRRLKKPRTDLEADSPNHLITGSATGGSGFMGFEESVRSPKVLQGQENTSFMSLYYGCDTVTKKPEFDIKSPSQPNLASTGVRKITAAAEVMRVHPFNYAGFTETNRLPRVLQGQEIFPLSSLTGKVDLSLGGWGNPHVSCTNYNLHQATKPSFHSLRPELLQTAYFPFGDIHKAGQGFSMLCSKPTNFQRENVAFNAPSTQSGIMRSEVGLSDLTIPNEQKLQDNISGTAASLGANIRILNDDNFDGKVNACKLFGFPLSGESTSQNLQNTAKRSCTKVHKQGSLVGRAIDLSRLSSYNDLLSELERLFSMEGLLREPDKGWRVLYTDRENDIMVVGDDPWHEFCNVVSKIHIYTQEEVEKMTIGMMSDDTQSSLEQAPLIMETSKSSSVCQPDSSPTVVRI, from the exons ATGGAAATTGATCTGAATGATGCAGTGACTGAGGTTGACAAGAATGCATATTGCAATGGGGACTGTGAGAATTGTGCTTCTTGTGTTTGTTCTGGTTCCTCTTCAGCAATTGTGTCTTCTTCTTATCTTGAGCTATGGCATGCTTGTGCTGGCCCCCTTACTTCCCTACCAAAGAAAGGGAATGTGGTAGTCTATTTCCCACAAGGCCACTTAGAACAAGCTGCATCTTTCTCTCCCTTTTCTCCATTGGATGTTCCCACCTATGATCTTCACCCACAAATCTTCTGTAAAGTTGCCAATGTTCAACTACTT GCTAATAAGGAGAATGATGAGGTTTACACCCAAGTTACTTTGCTTCCCCAGGCAGAG TTAGAAGGAATATATTTGGAGGGCAAAGAGCTTGAGGGAGTGGGAGAAGATGTAGAGGGAAATGGAAAAACACCTGCAAAATCAACCCCTCATATGTTCTGCAAAACACTTACTGCCTCTGATACCAGCACTCATGGGGGCTTCTCTGTTCCTCGTAGAGCTGCTGAAGACTGTTTCCCTCCTTTG GATTATAAGCAGCAAAGACCCTCTCAAGAGCTTGTTGCAAAAGACCTGCATGGTGTTGAGTGGAAATTTCGCCATATTTATAGAG GTCAGCCGAGGCGGCATCTGCTCACTACTGGCTGGAGTATTTTTGTTAGCCAAAAGAAGCTTGTTTCTGGCGATGCAGTTCTCTTTCTAAG AGGTGAAAATGGAGAATTGAGATTGGGAATCAGAAGAGCTGCTCGACCGAGAAATGGTCTTCCTGAATCAATTGTTGGTAACCAGAGCTGTTATCCAAATTTCCTTTCTTCCGTGGCTAATGCCATATCCGCGAGAAGCATGTTTCATGTTTTCTACAGTCCAAG AGCGAGTCATGCAGATTTTGTTGTGCCCTACCATAAATATGTCAGAAGCATCAAGAATCCTGTGACCGTTGGAACAAGATTCAAAATGAAATTTGACATGGATGAATCTCCAGAAAGAAGGTCGACTACAGCAGTAACTATAAATCG GTGTAGTAGTGGTATAGTCACTGGAATGAGTGATTTGGATCCCTACAAATGGCCCAAGTCAAAATGGAGGTGCTTAATG GTTAGATGGGATGAGATTGTTGAAACTAATCATCAAGATAGAGTATCTCCATGGGAGGTTGATCCTTCTGCATCTCTCTCTCCCTTGAGCATTCAAGCTTCACGAAGGCTGAAGAAACCGCGCACAGATCTGGAAGCTGACTCACCCAATCACCTAATTACTG GGTCGGCAACAGGAGGCAGTGGGTTTATGGGCTTTGAGGAGTCTGTAAGATCACCCAAGGTCTTGCAAGGTCAAGAAAATACAAGTTTTATGTCACTATATTATGGATGTGACACTGTAACTAAGAAACCAGAATTTGATATCAAATCTCCAAGTCAACCTAATCTTGCATCAACTGGAGTAAGAAAGATTACTGCTGCTGCTGAGGTTATGAGGGTTCACCCTTTTAATTACGCAGGCTTCACGGAAACTAACAGGCTTCCGAGGGTCTTGCAAGGTCAAGAAATATTTCCACTGAGTTCCCTGACTGGTAAGGTTGATTTGAGCCTTGGTGGTTGGGGAAACCCCCATGTCAGTTGCACAAATTACAACCTGCATCAGGCAACCAAACCTAGCTTTCACTCTTTAAGACCAGAACTTCTTCAAACTGCTTATTTTCCTTTTGGTGATATTCACAAAGCTGGTCAAGGATTCAGCATGTTGTGCTCCAAACCCACCAATTTCCAACGAGAGAATGTCGCGTTTAACGCTCCTTCCACTCAGTCAGGGATCATGAGAAGTGAAGTTGGACTTTCAGACCTGACCATCCCAAATGAGCAGAAGCTACAGGATAATATTTCTGGAACTGCTGCTTCTTTAGGGGCAAACATAAGGATTCTAAATGATGACAATTTCGATGGGAAGGTAAACGCTTGTAAACTATTCGGATTTCCCTTGTCTGGGGAAAGTACCTCCCAAAATTTACAGAACACTGCTAAAAGAAGTTGCACCAAG GTTCACAAGCAAGGTAGCTTAGTTGGAAGAGCCATTGATCTCTCAAGATTGAGCAGCTACAATGACCTGCTGAGTGAACTAGAGAGGCTATTTAGCATGGAAGGCCTTCTAAGAGAACCTGATAAGGGATGGAGAGTCCTCTACACTGACCGTGAAAATGACATCATGGTTGTGGGAGATGATCCATGGCA TGAATTCTGCAATGTGGTATCCAAGATTCATATATATACACAAGAAGAAGTGGAGAAGATGACAATCGGTATGATGAGTGACGATACTCAGAGCAGTTTGGAACAGGCACCACTGATTATGGAGACTTCTA
- the LOC130745950 gene encoding auxin response factor 4-like isoform X3 has translation MEIDLNDAVTEVDKNAYCNGDCENCASCVCSGSSSAIVSSSYLELWHACAGPLTSLPKKGNVVVYFPQGHLEQAASFSPFSPLDVPTYDLHPQIFCKVANVQLLANKENDEVYTQVTLLPQAELEGIYLEGKELEGVGEDVEGNGKTPAKSTPHMFCKTLTASDTSTHGGFSVPRRAAEDCFPPLQRPSQELVAKDLHGVEWKFRHIYRGQPRRHLLTTGWSIFVSQKKLVSGDAVLFLRGENGELRLGIRRAARPRNGLPESIVGNQSCYPNFLSSVANAISARSMFHVFYSPRASHADFVVPYHKYVRSIKNPVTVGTRFKMKFDMDESPERRSTTAVTINRCSSGIVTGMSDLDPYKWPKSKWRCLMVRWDEIVETNHQDRVSPWEVDPSASLSPLSIQASRRLKKPRTDLEADSPNHLITGSATGGSGFMGFEESVRSPKVLQGQENTSFMSLYYGCDTVTKKPEFDIKSPSQPNLASTGVRKITAAAEVMRVHPFNYAGFTETNRLPRVLQGQEIFPLSSLTGKVDLSLGGWGNPHVSCTNYNLHQATKPSFHSLRPELLQTAYFPFGDIHKAGQGFSMLCSKPTNFQRENVAFNAPSTQSGIMRSEVGLSDLTIPNEQKLQDNISGTAASLGANIRILNDDNFDGKVNACKLFGFPLSGESTSQNLQNTAKRSCTKVHKQGSLVGRAIDLSRLSSYNDLLSELERLFSMEGLLREPDKGWRVLYTDRENDIMVVGDDPWHEFCNVVSKIHIYTQEEVEKMTIGMMSDDTQSSLEQAPLIMETSKSSSVCQPDSSPTVVRI, from the exons ATGGAAATTGATCTGAATGATGCAGTGACTGAGGTTGACAAGAATGCATATTGCAATGGGGACTGTGAGAATTGTGCTTCTTGTGTTTGTTCTGGTTCCTCTTCAGCAATTGTGTCTTCTTCTTATCTTGAGCTATGGCATGCTTGTGCTGGCCCCCTTACTTCCCTACCAAAGAAAGGGAATGTGGTAGTCTATTTCCCACAAGGCCACTTAGAACAAGCTGCATCTTTCTCTCCCTTTTCTCCATTGGATGTTCCCACCTATGATCTTCACCCACAAATCTTCTGTAAAGTTGCCAATGTTCAACTACTT GCTAATAAGGAGAATGATGAGGTTTACACCCAAGTTACTTTGCTTCCCCAGGCAGAG TTAGAAGGAATATATTTGGAGGGCAAAGAGCTTGAGGGAGTGGGAGAAGATGTAGAGGGAAATGGAAAAACACCTGCAAAATCAACCCCTCATATGTTCTGCAAAACACTTACTGCCTCTGATACCAGCACTCATGGGGGCTTCTCTGTTCCTCGTAGAGCTGCTGAAGACTGTTTCCCTCCTTTG CAAAGACCCTCTCAAGAGCTTGTTGCAAAAGACCTGCATGGTGTTGAGTGGAAATTTCGCCATATTTATAGAG GTCAGCCGAGGCGGCATCTGCTCACTACTGGCTGGAGTATTTTTGTTAGCCAAAAGAAGCTTGTTTCTGGCGATGCAGTTCTCTTTCTAAG AGGTGAAAATGGAGAATTGAGATTGGGAATCAGAAGAGCTGCTCGACCGAGAAATGGTCTTCCTGAATCAATTGTTGGTAACCAGAGCTGTTATCCAAATTTCCTTTCTTCCGTGGCTAATGCCATATCCGCGAGAAGCATGTTTCATGTTTTCTACAGTCCAAG AGCGAGTCATGCAGATTTTGTTGTGCCCTACCATAAATATGTCAGAAGCATCAAGAATCCTGTGACCGTTGGAACAAGATTCAAAATGAAATTTGACATGGATGAATCTCCAGAAAGAAGGTCGACTACAGCAGTAACTATAAATCG GTGTAGTAGTGGTATAGTCACTGGAATGAGTGATTTGGATCCCTACAAATGGCCCAAGTCAAAATGGAGGTGCTTAATG GTTAGATGGGATGAGATTGTTGAAACTAATCATCAAGATAGAGTATCTCCATGGGAGGTTGATCCTTCTGCATCTCTCTCTCCCTTGAGCATTCAAGCTTCACGAAGGCTGAAGAAACCGCGCACAGATCTGGAAGCTGACTCACCCAATCACCTAATTACTG GGTCGGCAACAGGAGGCAGTGGGTTTATGGGCTTTGAGGAGTCTGTAAGATCACCCAAGGTCTTGCAAGGTCAAGAAAATACAAGTTTTATGTCACTATATTATGGATGTGACACTGTAACTAAGAAACCAGAATTTGATATCAAATCTCCAAGTCAACCTAATCTTGCATCAACTGGAGTAAGAAAGATTACTGCTGCTGCTGAGGTTATGAGGGTTCACCCTTTTAATTACGCAGGCTTCACGGAAACTAACAGGCTTCCGAGGGTCTTGCAAGGTCAAGAAATATTTCCACTGAGTTCCCTGACTGGTAAGGTTGATTTGAGCCTTGGTGGTTGGGGAAACCCCCATGTCAGTTGCACAAATTACAACCTGCATCAGGCAACCAAACCTAGCTTTCACTCTTTAAGACCAGAACTTCTTCAAACTGCTTATTTTCCTTTTGGTGATATTCACAAAGCTGGTCAAGGATTCAGCATGTTGTGCTCCAAACCCACCAATTTCCAACGAGAGAATGTCGCGTTTAACGCTCCTTCCACTCAGTCAGGGATCATGAGAAGTGAAGTTGGACTTTCAGACCTGACCATCCCAAATGAGCAGAAGCTACAGGATAATATTTCTGGAACTGCTGCTTCTTTAGGGGCAAACATAAGGATTCTAAATGATGACAATTTCGATGGGAAGGTAAACGCTTGTAAACTATTCGGATTTCCCTTGTCTGGGGAAAGTACCTCCCAAAATTTACAGAACACTGCTAAAAGAAGTTGCACCAAG GTTCACAAGCAAGGTAGCTTAGTTGGAAGAGCCATTGATCTCTCAAGATTGAGCAGCTACAATGACCTGCTGAGTGAACTAGAGAGGCTATTTAGCATGGAAGGCCTTCTAAGAGAACCTGATAAGGGATGGAGAGTCCTCTACACTGACCGTGAAAATGACATCATGGTTGTGGGAGATGATCCATGGCA TGAATTCTGCAATGTGGTATCCAAGATTCATATATATACACAAGAAGAAGTGGAGAAGATGACAATCGGTATGATGAGTGACGATACTCAGAGCAGTTTGGAACAGGCACCACTGATTATGGAGACTTCTA
- the LOC130745950 gene encoding auxin response factor 4-like isoform X2: MEIDLNDAVTEVDKNAYCNGDCENCASCVCSGSSSAIVSSSYLELWHACAGPLTSLPKKGNVVVYFPQGHLEQAASFSPFSPLDVPTYDLHPQIFCKVANVQLLANKENDEVYTQVTLLPQAELEGIYLEGKELEGVGEDVEGNGKTPAKSTPHMFCKTLTASDTSTHGGFSVPRRAAEDCFPPLDYKQQRPSQELVAKDLHGVEWKFRHIYRGQPRRHLLTTGWSIFVSQKKLVSGDAVLFLRGENGELRLGIRRAARPRNGLPESIVGNQSCYPNFLSSVANAISARSMFHVFYSPRASHADFVVPYHKYVRSIKNPVTVGTRFKMKFDMDESPERRSTTAVTINRCSSGIVTGMSDLDPYKWPKSKWRCLMVRWDEIVETNHQDRVSPWEVDPSASLSPLSIQASRRLKKPRTDLEADSPNHLITGGSGFMGFEESVRSPKVLQGQENTSFMSLYYGCDTVTKKPEFDIKSPSQPNLASTGVRKITAAAEVMRVHPFNYAGFTETNRLPRVLQGQEIFPLSSLTGKVDLSLGGWGNPHVSCTNYNLHQATKPSFHSLRPELLQTAYFPFGDIHKAGQGFSMLCSKPTNFQRENVAFNAPSTQSGIMRSEVGLSDLTIPNEQKLQDNISGTAASLGANIRILNDDNFDGKVNACKLFGFPLSGESTSQNLQNTAKRSCTKVHKQGSLVGRAIDLSRLSSYNDLLSELERLFSMEGLLREPDKGWRVLYTDRENDIMVVGDDPWHEFCNVVSKIHIYTQEEVEKMTIGMMSDDTQSSLEQAPLIMETSKSSSVCQPDSSPTVVRI; the protein is encoded by the exons ATGGAAATTGATCTGAATGATGCAGTGACTGAGGTTGACAAGAATGCATATTGCAATGGGGACTGTGAGAATTGTGCTTCTTGTGTTTGTTCTGGTTCCTCTTCAGCAATTGTGTCTTCTTCTTATCTTGAGCTATGGCATGCTTGTGCTGGCCCCCTTACTTCCCTACCAAAGAAAGGGAATGTGGTAGTCTATTTCCCACAAGGCCACTTAGAACAAGCTGCATCTTTCTCTCCCTTTTCTCCATTGGATGTTCCCACCTATGATCTTCACCCACAAATCTTCTGTAAAGTTGCCAATGTTCAACTACTT GCTAATAAGGAGAATGATGAGGTTTACACCCAAGTTACTTTGCTTCCCCAGGCAGAG TTAGAAGGAATATATTTGGAGGGCAAAGAGCTTGAGGGAGTGGGAGAAGATGTAGAGGGAAATGGAAAAACACCTGCAAAATCAACCCCTCATATGTTCTGCAAAACACTTACTGCCTCTGATACCAGCACTCATGGGGGCTTCTCTGTTCCTCGTAGAGCTGCTGAAGACTGTTTCCCTCCTTTG GATTATAAGCAGCAAAGACCCTCTCAAGAGCTTGTTGCAAAAGACCTGCATGGTGTTGAGTGGAAATTTCGCCATATTTATAGAG GTCAGCCGAGGCGGCATCTGCTCACTACTGGCTGGAGTATTTTTGTTAGCCAAAAGAAGCTTGTTTCTGGCGATGCAGTTCTCTTTCTAAG AGGTGAAAATGGAGAATTGAGATTGGGAATCAGAAGAGCTGCTCGACCGAGAAATGGTCTTCCTGAATCAATTGTTGGTAACCAGAGCTGTTATCCAAATTTCCTTTCTTCCGTGGCTAATGCCATATCCGCGAGAAGCATGTTTCATGTTTTCTACAGTCCAAG AGCGAGTCATGCAGATTTTGTTGTGCCCTACCATAAATATGTCAGAAGCATCAAGAATCCTGTGACCGTTGGAACAAGATTCAAAATGAAATTTGACATGGATGAATCTCCAGAAAGAAGGTCGACTACAGCAGTAACTATAAATCG GTGTAGTAGTGGTATAGTCACTGGAATGAGTGATTTGGATCCCTACAAATGGCCCAAGTCAAAATGGAGGTGCTTAATG GTTAGATGGGATGAGATTGTTGAAACTAATCATCAAGATAGAGTATCTCCATGGGAGGTTGATCCTTCTGCATCTCTCTCTCCCTTGAGCATTCAAGCTTCACGAAGGCTGAAGAAACCGCGCACAGATCTGGAAGCTGACTCACCCAATCACCTAATTACTG GAGGCAGTGGGTTTATGGGCTTTGAGGAGTCTGTAAGATCACCCAAGGTCTTGCAAGGTCAAGAAAATACAAGTTTTATGTCACTATATTATGGATGTGACACTGTAACTAAGAAACCAGAATTTGATATCAAATCTCCAAGTCAACCTAATCTTGCATCAACTGGAGTAAGAAAGATTACTGCTGCTGCTGAGGTTATGAGGGTTCACCCTTTTAATTACGCAGGCTTCACGGAAACTAACAGGCTTCCGAGGGTCTTGCAAGGTCAAGAAATATTTCCACTGAGTTCCCTGACTGGTAAGGTTGATTTGAGCCTTGGTGGTTGGGGAAACCCCCATGTCAGTTGCACAAATTACAACCTGCATCAGGCAACCAAACCTAGCTTTCACTCTTTAAGACCAGAACTTCTTCAAACTGCTTATTTTCCTTTTGGTGATATTCACAAAGCTGGTCAAGGATTCAGCATGTTGTGCTCCAAACCCACCAATTTCCAACGAGAGAATGTCGCGTTTAACGCTCCTTCCACTCAGTCAGGGATCATGAGAAGTGAAGTTGGACTTTCAGACCTGACCATCCCAAATGAGCAGAAGCTACAGGATAATATTTCTGGAACTGCTGCTTCTTTAGGGGCAAACATAAGGATTCTAAATGATGACAATTTCGATGGGAAGGTAAACGCTTGTAAACTATTCGGATTTCCCTTGTCTGGGGAAAGTACCTCCCAAAATTTACAGAACACTGCTAAAAGAAGTTGCACCAAG GTTCACAAGCAAGGTAGCTTAGTTGGAAGAGCCATTGATCTCTCAAGATTGAGCAGCTACAATGACCTGCTGAGTGAACTAGAGAGGCTATTTAGCATGGAAGGCCTTCTAAGAGAACCTGATAAGGGATGGAGAGTCCTCTACACTGACCGTGAAAATGACATCATGGTTGTGGGAGATGATCCATGGCA TGAATTCTGCAATGTGGTATCCAAGATTCATATATATACACAAGAAGAAGTGGAGAAGATGACAATCGGTATGATGAGTGACGATACTCAGAGCAGTTTGGAACAGGCACCACTGATTATGGAGACTTCTA
- the LOC130745950 gene encoding auxin response factor 4-like isoform X4 yields the protein MEIDLNDAVTEVDKNAYCNGDCENCASCVCSGSSSAIVSSSYLELWHACAGPLTSLPKKGNVVVYFPQGHLEQAASFSPFSPLDVPTYDLHPQIFCKVANVQLLANKENDEVYTQVTLLPQAELEGIYLEGKELEGVGEDVEGNGKTPAKSTPHMFCKTLTASDTSTHGGFSVPRRAAEDCFPPLDYKQQRPSQELVAKDLHGVEWKFRHIYRGQPRRHLLTTGWSIFVSQKKLVSGDAVLFLRGENGELRLGIRRAARPRNGLPESIVGNQSCYPNFLSSVANAISARSMFHVFYSPRASHADFVVPYHKYVRSIKNPVTVGTRFKMKFDMDESPERRCSSGIVTGMSDLDPYKWPKSKWRCLMVRWDEIVETNHQDRVSPWEVDPSASLSPLSIQASRRLKKPRTDLEADSPNHLITGSATGGSGFMGFEESVRSPKVLQGQENTSFMSLYYGCDTVTKKPEFDIKSPSQPNLASTGVRKITAAAEVMRVHPFNYAGFTETNRLPRVLQGQEIFPLSSLTGKVDLSLGGWGNPHVSCTNYNLHQATKPSFHSLRPELLQTAYFPFGDIHKAGQGFSMLCSKPTNFQRENVAFNAPSTQSGIMRSEVGLSDLTIPNEQKLQDNISGTAASLGANIRILNDDNFDGKVNACKLFGFPLSGESTSQNLQNTAKRSCTKVHKQGSLVGRAIDLSRLSSYNDLLSELERLFSMEGLLREPDKGWRVLYTDRENDIMVVGDDPWHEFCNVVSKIHIYTQEEVEKMTIGMMSDDTQSSLEQAPLIMETSKSSSVCQPDSSPTVVRI from the exons ATGGAAATTGATCTGAATGATGCAGTGACTGAGGTTGACAAGAATGCATATTGCAATGGGGACTGTGAGAATTGTGCTTCTTGTGTTTGTTCTGGTTCCTCTTCAGCAATTGTGTCTTCTTCTTATCTTGAGCTATGGCATGCTTGTGCTGGCCCCCTTACTTCCCTACCAAAGAAAGGGAATGTGGTAGTCTATTTCCCACAAGGCCACTTAGAACAAGCTGCATCTTTCTCTCCCTTTTCTCCATTGGATGTTCCCACCTATGATCTTCACCCACAAATCTTCTGTAAAGTTGCCAATGTTCAACTACTT GCTAATAAGGAGAATGATGAGGTTTACACCCAAGTTACTTTGCTTCCCCAGGCAGAG TTAGAAGGAATATATTTGGAGGGCAAAGAGCTTGAGGGAGTGGGAGAAGATGTAGAGGGAAATGGAAAAACACCTGCAAAATCAACCCCTCATATGTTCTGCAAAACACTTACTGCCTCTGATACCAGCACTCATGGGGGCTTCTCTGTTCCTCGTAGAGCTGCTGAAGACTGTTTCCCTCCTTTG GATTATAAGCAGCAAAGACCCTCTCAAGAGCTTGTTGCAAAAGACCTGCATGGTGTTGAGTGGAAATTTCGCCATATTTATAGAG GTCAGCCGAGGCGGCATCTGCTCACTACTGGCTGGAGTATTTTTGTTAGCCAAAAGAAGCTTGTTTCTGGCGATGCAGTTCTCTTTCTAAG AGGTGAAAATGGAGAATTGAGATTGGGAATCAGAAGAGCTGCTCGACCGAGAAATGGTCTTCCTGAATCAATTGTTGGTAACCAGAGCTGTTATCCAAATTTCCTTTCTTCCGTGGCTAATGCCATATCCGCGAGAAGCATGTTTCATGTTTTCTACAGTCCAAG AGCGAGTCATGCAGATTTTGTTGTGCCCTACCATAAATATGTCAGAAGCATCAAGAATCCTGTGACCGTTGGAACAAGATTCAAAATGAAATTTGACATGGATGAATCTCCAGAAAGAAG GTGTAGTAGTGGTATAGTCACTGGAATGAGTGATTTGGATCCCTACAAATGGCCCAAGTCAAAATGGAGGTGCTTAATG GTTAGATGGGATGAGATTGTTGAAACTAATCATCAAGATAGAGTATCTCCATGGGAGGTTGATCCTTCTGCATCTCTCTCTCCCTTGAGCATTCAAGCTTCACGAAGGCTGAAGAAACCGCGCACAGATCTGGAAGCTGACTCACCCAATCACCTAATTACTG GGTCGGCAACAGGAGGCAGTGGGTTTATGGGCTTTGAGGAGTCTGTAAGATCACCCAAGGTCTTGCAAGGTCAAGAAAATACAAGTTTTATGTCACTATATTATGGATGTGACACTGTAACTAAGAAACCAGAATTTGATATCAAATCTCCAAGTCAACCTAATCTTGCATCAACTGGAGTAAGAAAGATTACTGCTGCTGCTGAGGTTATGAGGGTTCACCCTTTTAATTACGCAGGCTTCACGGAAACTAACAGGCTTCCGAGGGTCTTGCAAGGTCAAGAAATATTTCCACTGAGTTCCCTGACTGGTAAGGTTGATTTGAGCCTTGGTGGTTGGGGAAACCCCCATGTCAGTTGCACAAATTACAACCTGCATCAGGCAACCAAACCTAGCTTTCACTCTTTAAGACCAGAACTTCTTCAAACTGCTTATTTTCCTTTTGGTGATATTCACAAAGCTGGTCAAGGATTCAGCATGTTGTGCTCCAAACCCACCAATTTCCAACGAGAGAATGTCGCGTTTAACGCTCCTTCCACTCAGTCAGGGATCATGAGAAGTGAAGTTGGACTTTCAGACCTGACCATCCCAAATGAGCAGAAGCTACAGGATAATATTTCTGGAACTGCTGCTTCTTTAGGGGCAAACATAAGGATTCTAAATGATGACAATTTCGATGGGAAGGTAAACGCTTGTAAACTATTCGGATTTCCCTTGTCTGGGGAAAGTACCTCCCAAAATTTACAGAACACTGCTAAAAGAAGTTGCACCAAG GTTCACAAGCAAGGTAGCTTAGTTGGAAGAGCCATTGATCTCTCAAGATTGAGCAGCTACAATGACCTGCTGAGTGAACTAGAGAGGCTATTTAGCATGGAAGGCCTTCTAAGAGAACCTGATAAGGGATGGAGAGTCCTCTACACTGACCGTGAAAATGACATCATGGTTGTGGGAGATGATCCATGGCA TGAATTCTGCAATGTGGTATCCAAGATTCATATATATACACAAGAAGAAGTGGAGAAGATGACAATCGGTATGATGAGTGACGATACTCAGAGCAGTTTGGAACAGGCACCACTGATTATGGAGACTTCTA